Part of the Corynebacterium caspium DSM 44850 genome, TATCAGTGGCATTACGACATATCGCCAGGCATCGAGGCTGGCGAAATCCCTACAGCAGTACCGCTTCTTTGCTAAATGTAGAGAAAAACAGTGAGCCTTTTGAACAAATCTTGGCCAATATTGCTGAAAAAACGGGCAAGTTAATACCAGAAAATACTACGGTAGGGCAGGCAATATTAATTGGGATCGATAGGGGATACCGCATACGAAAAGGTGCTGCAGATGGGGATGCACAAACTGAGGGTCTGCTATCAGCACACTTGCAGCAGTCCGATCACGCGCGAGAGTTAGCCGCCATATTCGCAAAGCAGGAATTAAGTCATGACCTTTATAAAGACGTTATTGAGGTAGTTTTTGCAGCTAAATCTCCCAAAGGTTCTGCTGCTAGGAAGGTCGGAAAAGATTCGCTTCCAGGGCAAACCCATTTACCAAGGGCTCTTAAAGCAAGTGAGGCATTTCAGCTATATCGTATAGTTTCAGTAATAGCCAACTTACGTTTAATAGTTGAAGGAACTGCCCGCCCCTTGACTAAAGACGAGCGTGTGGCTGTATATGAATACTTAAGCACTGCTAAATCTCGCAATAAAGCCTCCTGGGATGAGGTGGCAAGCATTCTGAAAGTAGATCGCGGTCAAATTCGAGGCACAGCTGCGATGACTGACGACGGAGAACGGGTAAGTGCACGTCCACCTATTCATGATACCAACGCAATTATGGGTTCTCTCAAATTAAAAGCTTTAGCTAATTTCTGGAAGAACTCGGATAGCGAAATTCGTGCGGCAGTACTGCGAGCACTATCAAATAGTGAAGCGCGTGATGACTCCTCAGAAGCGGATGCACAGCTCGATGAATTCCTAGCCGATTTATCTGAAAAAGAACAAGAAGAGCTCGATAAAATCTCTCTCCCAGTAGGCCGTGCTGCATATTCTGAAGATTCGCTCACACGTCTAACTGCAGTAATGCTAAACGAAGGCGTAGATCTTTCGACAGCACGCCAGCTTGAATTTGGTATTCCGAAAAATTGGCAACCTCCAGCTCCTGAAATAGGCGAGCCCGTTGGTAATCCAGCAGTAGACCGAGTGCTAAAAATCGTGGCCCGCTGGCTCGCTGGCGTTACTAAAAAATGGGGCGAACCCGAACGTGTCACCATTGAACACGTACGTGATGCGTTTAGCAGTAAAAAGAAAACCAGCGAGATTTCTCGCAAGATAAATGAGCGGGCAAAACGTAACGAATCTCTACGAGAAAATATCCGTAAGGCCAGAGGTTTCGATGGGTACGTAAGCCGTGCAGATCTATGGCGTTACCAATCAATAACGCGCCAAAACGGGCAGTGCGCATATTGCGGCACACATATCACTATGAGCAATTCCCAGATGGACCATATTGTGCCTCGCGCTGGTCAAGGATCTACTAATACCCGCGATAACCTTCTGGCAGTATGTTCTGCCTGCAATAGCGACAAAACTAACTTGCCTTTTGCTATTTGGGCCGCAAAAACATCGCGCCCAAACGTGAGTTTAAAAGAGGCACAAGAACGGATAAAGCATTGGAATAAAGATCCGGCAATGAAAGCCTTAGACTTTGCCTATTTCAAACGCTCTGTCTTAAAGCGGCTGAAACGCAAAACAATTGACGAAGAGATTGATACCCGTTCAATCGAATCTGTAGCCTGGATGGCCAATGAACTTCGCTCCCGTATTGCACATAAATACTCGTTACTAGAAGGCCAGCAAGAATCGCCTAAAGTACAAGTATTTGCCGGTGCGATTACCTCCGAAGCTCGAAAAGCAGCAGGAATTGAGAAAGAACTTAAATATATTGGAGGTGTAGGTAAAACTCGATTGGATAGGCGACATCATGCAGTAGACGCGGCGGTTGTGGCCCTGATTACGCCTTTTGTTGCCCAAACCTTCGAGGAAAGAATGAACCTGCGATTTTCCGAGGAGCTCTCTAATTCTAAGTCGACCTGGAAAACTTATACCGGTGCCGATTACGCGCATCGACAACAATGGGAAATTTGGCAACTTAAAATGCAAAAGCTATTACAACTTTTGCAAGACGCCCTGGATAATGATCAAATCCCTGTGATGTCAAATATTCGGCTGAGGCTAGGAAATAGCCGTGTACACGAAGACAAAGTGTCTGCCCTGGAATATCACCCTCTAGGAGAAGAACTTTCCTCGTCGCTAATAGATAGAGCTTCATCGGAAGCTTTGTGGTGCGCGCTCACTAGAGATCCCGACTACGTGTTTAAGAAAGGCCTGCCAGCAAATCCAAACCGAACTATTCAGGTAAATGGGACACATTATGGCCCTTCTGAAGAAATTGGTTTCTTTGCTGTGAAAGCGGCTTCAATACCTTTACGCGGTGGATATGCGGAACTAGGTAAATCTATACACCACATAAGAATCTATCGAATTAATACCGGCAAAATGCCTACTTACGCGATACTGCGCGTATACGCTGTTGATCTGCAAAGACACCGAAATAATGATCTTTTCAACGCTGAAATACGGCCGCAAACAATCTCAATGAGAAAAGCCCCAGATACATTAAGAAAAGCCATAGCAGCAGAAGCTGCGGAATATATTGGCTGGGTAGTTACCGATGACGAATTATTCATTGATAGCGTGTTGAATACCGAACTCAACGAGGCTTACGGAGATGTTAAACGGTGGAGAATAGTTGGATCCACCGATGACAATAGATTTGTTTTGCGCCCATCCCAGCTCAGCAGTGAAGGCTTAGATAGTAAGGCTTCCAATAATATTCAAAAAATCATCAAAATAGGCTTGAGAATATCGGTAAATGAGTTATTAAAAAAACATGGCATAACGGTAGTAAGGCGTAATGCTTTGGGTGTTGAGCGGATTAAAAGTTCCGCTAATCTGCCCGTAAGTTGGTCCATTAAAAAGATATGAACTCCGGATGGAGAGTTATCGATTTAACTGCCATGGAAGGTTCCCTAACATATATGTATGGGAATCTTTCAGTGCAGCCAACTGGGAAAGACAGGGTTTTAATTCCCCTGGCTGATATAGCAGTTGTACTTGTTGGTTTGAAAGTCAGTATCTCTGGGTCGGTACTATTAAAACTCAGCGAATATGATGCCAGTGTGTTGGTTTGTGACTGGCGCGGTGTGCCCTGTGCAGGGGCATATCCCTGGTCAGAGCACTCACGCATAGCGGCCAGGCAATTGGCACAAGCTGCTTTATCGAAACCGCGACGTAAACAAGCGTGGGCAGCTGTAGTTAAAGCAAAAATTTTAGGCCAAGCCCGCACAGTGTCGACATGTTCTGAAACAGCTGCTAATAAACTGGTAGAACTAGCAGCTTCTGTGCGCAGTGGCGACCCTAACAATCATGAAGCTTTAGCTGCGCGCATATATTGGTCAGCTCTATCCCCAACTGCAGACTTTAGACGCAACCCTGGCAAAGGGGAAGACGGTTTTAATAACTGTCTCGACTATGCCTATACCGTTTTGCGTGGCTATGGCATAAGGGCTGTAGTGAGCGCAGGTCTTTCCGGAACAATTGGAATCTTCCATCATAATCGGTCGAATGCATTTGCACTGGTAGACGATGTAATTGAACCTTTTAGGCCGGCTATAGATCACCATCTAATAACAAAGCTAGACGATTTTGATGTCTCTGACCCTTCGGTTAAAAAAGTTTTAGTGAGCGCATCTACCCAGGTATTTGATGCCGCAGGCAATTCTTTAAACACGTGTTTAGAGGACCTATGTCAATCGTTAGGGTTATTCGTTGAAAGAAAAATAGACACACTAAAAGTACCTACTTGGAGGTAATTGACATGCCGAAGAAAGGATCTGACCAGGTGTGGCTTTTAGTAATGTTCGACTTGCCCGTAAAAACAGTCACTCAACGAAGGAGTGCAACTAGTTTTAGAAAACACCTTCTAAAACTAGGTTTCTTCATGACCCAGCTGAGTGTTTATGTGAAATATCTGCCTGCAACGGGTCGGTCTGTGTCATTAGTAAAAAGCATAAAGCAAGCACTTCCCACAGGTGGAGTCGTTCAAATACTAAGCATTACAGACAAACAATGGTCAAAATCAATACGCTTCATACAAAAAACTGAGGTAAAAACCGAAGAAGCCCCGACGCAACTAGCAATTTTTTGACCGTAAAAAGGCTAATTTCCTTTGATCTACCTGCAGAAATATAAGTATCTGAAGTATATCAAAGGAAATTCGTATTAGAACCCAGCATCGATTTTATGGCAAATAACGCCAAAGGAAGTATATCAAAGGAAATTCGTATTAGAACCCAGCCTAGTTCCAGCGATAGTTCGGCCTCGGTGAAGTATATCAAAGGAAATTCGTATTAGAACCCAGCTCAAGAGAAAGCCAAGAAGATAGCTCACGAAGTATATCAAAGGAAATTCGTATTAGAACCCAGCCAGTACTGATTTTGAGTTAGTTAAAAATGAAGTATATCAAAGGAAATTCGTATTAGAACCCAGCCTGTTAGTAGTGGTGGTGCTAAAACTGAGAAGTATATCAAAGGAAATTCGTATTAGAACCCAGCGCCCGCGTGTACTAGTACAAACTGCGGAGAAGTATATCAAAGGAAATTCGTATTAGAACCCAGCCTGTCGGTGGCTAGAATTGATGATTGTGACCCAATTGATGGAGTACTTGATGTACTTGGAGGAGAGTTAGAGCAATGGAAATAACCTTTGAAGAGGAATTCGCTGCGGCATTGGAAAAAGCACGGAAATGTGCAGAATCTCCAAGGCATGGCGGTCTGCGTGATGTAGTGGCGGTTGATGATAAAGCGTTTGGTTTCGAGACTTTCCTAAAAGGGACGCCAGGTATCATAGGGAATTCGCATATAATTGTGGTTGATCGTCATACTGGGGTAGTACGTGGCGGGAGCAGCGCGCCAGTATTTTTCCCGTATAAGGGTAAAAAGTATTCCCTAGATGGCCGGCTATTAGAGCAATAAAACAAACTAGGGCCATAAAATAGTTATTCCATTGTGTAGCGCTACCTAGGTAGGTTAGCAATATTGGATTTAGGTAAAAGAAGAAGGCCGGCACATTGTGCCGGCCTTTAACTTGCTGCTTTAATAGCAGCGGAGCATTCGAAAGTCACTAATAATGTGACTCTTACTGAGTTCTAATACATGCCCAGTATAAAATAGGAATGTCAATAATGCAAATCCAAGGAAAAATCGGAGGCATTCTTATGTACAGTTGCCGCCATTGCTTATTTGCGAGTTGCATTAATTGGGCTGGCCACTAGCGAGGCTGCTGGTAGTGGGTCATAATAGGGGTATGACCACTGAAAATGATGCCATCGTTAAGCTCACTACTGAGGAATCTCTGGCGAAGTTGCGTTCGGAATCCTTGGGAAGGGTGGTGGTGCATCGTTCTGCGGAAATGGATATTTTCCCAGTGAACTATGTGCTAGATGCGGATAATCGGATTTATTTCCGTACCGGTGCTGGAAATAAGCTATTTACTATTAATCTCAACCATGACGTTCTCTTTGAGGCAGACCACGTAGAACGCCATGCAGATAGCGGAACTGCCTGGTCAGTGGTAGTGCGTGGGAATGCTCGGCTGGTGGATACCAATAAAGAAATCGCGCATGCGGAAAGCCTGCCGCTAAAACCGTGGGTGCCCACCATTAAGCAAAACTATGTATGTATCACTATTGAAAGCATAAATGGGCGTAGATTCGTGCTCGGCCCAGAGCCAGAACTCTACTAATGCCACCACTTATCTTGAGGGCCAGGAGGCAGGTGGCGTTTATGGTTGCCGCGATACCAGAGCTCAGCTATCCGCTGTTGTGCAGCCGCGGAAACCGGAAGACCTTCTAGGTAATCGTCTATTTCTTGGTAAGTGAGCCCCAGTGCGACTTCATCGGGAAGCGCAGGCCTTTCGAGCTCTAAATCAGCAGTGGGAACTTTCTCCCACGTGGAACTAGGCGCCCCAAGGTGCTTCAAAAGGGCTGCACCTTGGCGTTTAGTAAGGCCAGCTAGGGGGAGGAGATCTGCTGCACCATCACCAAATTTAGTGAAAAAGCCAGTGAGGTTTTCCGCCGCGTGATCAGTACCAATAACCAATAAGTTCTTTTCGCCAGCGATAGCATATTGGGCGATCATACGCTCGCGCGCTCGCAAATTCCCAGCATTAAAATCACCGAGGCTAGGCTGTTGAAGAGCCTGCGCAGCGGCGATGCAGGCGGCA contains:
- a CDS encoding pyridoxamine 5'-phosphate oxidase family protein, which codes for MTTENDAIVKLTTEESLAKLRSESLGRVVVHRSAEMDIFPVNYVLDADNRIYFRTGAGNKLFTINLNHDVLFEADHVERHADSGTAWSVVVRGNARLVDTNKEIAHAESLPLKPWVPTIKQNYVCITIESINGRRFVLGPEPELY
- the cas9 gene encoding type II CRISPR RNA-guided endonuclease Cas9 (Cas9, originally named Csn1, is the large, multifunctional signature protein of type II CRISPR/Cas systems. It is well known even to general audiences because its RNA-guided endonuclease activity has made it a popular tool for custom editing of eukaryotic genomes.), translated to MTRYVVGIDVGSYSVGMAAIELDEQGFPVQLLNAVSQLHDAGVDPDSQKSADSRLSKSGLARRTRRVIRRRRERLQKLDKFIAAQGWPIMSLEDYENPHHPWIVRAELATTKISDPAELQEKLSVALRHIARHRGWRNPYSSTASLLNVEKNSEPFEQILANIAEKTGKLIPENTTVGQAILIGIDRGYRIRKGAADGDAQTEGLLSAHLQQSDHARELAAIFAKQELSHDLYKDVIEVVFAAKSPKGSAARKVGKDSLPGQTHLPRALKASEAFQLYRIVSVIANLRLIVEGTARPLTKDERVAVYEYLSTAKSRNKASWDEVASILKVDRGQIRGTAAMTDDGERVSARPPIHDTNAIMGSLKLKALANFWKNSDSEIRAAVLRALSNSEARDDSSEADAQLDEFLADLSEKEQEELDKISLPVGRAAYSEDSLTRLTAVMLNEGVDLSTARQLEFGIPKNWQPPAPEIGEPVGNPAVDRVLKIVARWLAGVTKKWGEPERVTIEHVRDAFSSKKKTSEISRKINERAKRNESLRENIRKARGFDGYVSRADLWRYQSITRQNGQCAYCGTHITMSNSQMDHIVPRAGQGSTNTRDNLLAVCSACNSDKTNLPFAIWAAKTSRPNVSLKEAQERIKHWNKDPAMKALDFAYFKRSVLKRLKRKTIDEEIDTRSIESVAWMANELRSRIAHKYSLLEGQQESPKVQVFAGAITSEARKAAGIEKELKYIGGVGKTRLDRRHHAVDAAVVALITPFVAQTFEERMNLRFSEELSNSKSTWKTYTGADYAHRQQWEIWQLKMQKLLQLLQDALDNDQIPVMSNIRLRLGNSRVHEDKVSALEYHPLGEELSSSLIDRASSEALWCALTRDPDYVFKKGLPANPNRTIQVNGTHYGPSEEIGFFAVKAASIPLRGGYAELGKSIHHIRIYRINTGKMPTYAILRVYAVDLQRHRNNDLFNAEIRPQTISMRKAPDTLRKAIAAEAAEYIGWVVTDDELFIDSVLNTELNEAYGDVKRWRIVGSTDDNRFVLRPSQLSSEGLDSKASNNIQKIIKIGLRISVNELLKKHGITVVRRNALGVERIKSSANLPVSWSIKKI
- the nadE gene encoding ammonia-dependent NAD(+) synthetase, which gives rise to MVGNSDSLAQKIASSLGVRPFIDPEEEVQRRVQFLVDYLQKTKARGFVLGISGGQDSTLAGMLAQRAVTLARPAEFYAVRLPYGVQADEADAQLALDIISPDHRLIINIKPAADAACIAAAQALQQPSLGDFNAGNLRARERMIAQYAIAGEKNLLVIGTDHAAENLTGFFTKFGDGAADLLPLAGLTKRQGAALLKHLGAPSSTWEKVPTADLELERPALPDEVALGLTYQEIDDYLEGLPVSAAAQQRIAELWYRGNHKRHLPPGPQDKWWH
- the cas1 gene encoding type II CRISPR-associated endonuclease Cas1; translated protein: MNSGWRVIDLTAMEGSLTYMYGNLSVQPTGKDRVLIPLADIAVVLVGLKVSISGSVLLKLSEYDASVLVCDWRGVPCAGAYPWSEHSRIAARQLAQAALSKPRRKQAWAAVVKAKILGQARTVSTCSETAANKLVELAASVRSGDPNNHEALAARIYWSALSPTADFRRNPGKGEDGFNNCLDYAYTVLRGYGIRAVVSAGLSGTIGIFHHNRSNAFALVDDVIEPFRPAIDHHLITKLDDFDVSDPSVKKVLVSASTQVFDAAGNSLNTCLEDLCQSLGLFVERKIDTLKVPTWR
- the cas2 gene encoding CRISPR-associated endonuclease Cas2, which encodes MPKKGSDQVWLLVMFDLPVKTVTQRRSATSFRKHLLKLGFFMTQLSVYVKYLPATGRSVSLVKSIKQALPTGGVVQILSITDKQWSKSIRFIQKTEVKTEEAPTQLAIF